The sequence GAGAGAAAAATGCCGCGCAGGCTGGCGGGAGGGCCTCTTCCGGCTTCATGCAGATGGCCGGATCGAATCGCAGCTTGCAGGGAGGCGGGAACGAGGCTTTGATGAATGGATGAAATTCCTGCGCCTCGCCATTCTCTGTGCCTGCGGAATGCTGCCCGTTTTCTCTGAGGAAGCGGGCTTCGACTCGGTGGACGGCCCCAACGTGCGGGTGATGCGGCATGACGACGGCTCGCGGACGATATTCACCCGCAGCCCGGACAACCGCGTGCTCACCAAGAAGACCTTCACCGCGAACGGTGCGCTCTTCCTTGTCACGATCTACCGGATGGATGCACACGGCAACCCGATGAACTGCAAGATCTACGACGGGCAGCGGAACGAGATGTTCAAGTCCAGCTACGGCTACAGGAATTCCGACGGCCTGTTGGTCGAGGAGCGGATGTTCGACTCGCGGGTCAAGCGGACGGCACCTGGCACGGATGTTGAGATACCGGTGCGCATTTTCAAATACACCTACGATGCGCTCGGGAACCGCAGCAAGCCGATCGCGACCACCCTGATCCCCGGTGCCACCGCCGAGGATGTGTTCGGTGGGCCGAGCGCACTGGATGTGAATCCGTTTTCGGTGCCGGGTGGCAGATGATTTCCGCAGGGATGATTTCCGGGAAACACTTGCTGCCGCTGCTGGTGGGGACGGCCATCGCCGCCGCAGGCTGGATGCGCCCGGCGGGAGCGCGCTCCCAAGGGGACGCGGCTGGCGATGCGGACCTGCTGCAGCGCATAGGGATCCTTGAAAAGGAAAACGCATCCTTGCGCTCGCTGGCACAGGGTGGGGGCGAGGTTGCGGTGCCACCGGAAATGATCGCGCAGGTGGAGAAGGACTACGGGCTTGCGTTTCTCTCCAGCCCGGTGTTCCACAGGATCGCCACCGAGGAGCTGGGATACCGGATCGAGGCCGCGCTAGAAAGCAGGCTGGGTCCGCAGGGGGCGGATGACAGGCAGGAGGCGTGGCGGTGGATGGGTTTGCTCAAGCCTGGGGACAAGCTCCTGGAGCAGTTGGTGGCGGTGAAATCGGTGGGTGCCGTCGGGTGGTTCGATGAGGTGACGGGCGAGGCATGGGTGACGGACCGCTTCGATATCGCGAACATCCCGGACCAGGCGGCGATGCTGCGGCTGCTTGTGAGGGTTTTGCTGAACCAGAATTTCCCGCCGCCCCCGGCCTATCCGGGCGACGATGCGGCGAGGGCGCGGGAGGCGCTGCATGCCGGTGCGGCAAAGGGTGCGGAATCGCGATTCTATGCGGCGAGCGCAAGGGGCATCGGTTTCCTGCCGATGAACGACGATGGGCCGGCGGCGCGGTTGCTGCTTTCGCTGCCGGCGTTTGTGCAGGGGCTGGTGCAGTTCCCGGCGCTCGAGGGGAAGGGGCTGGCCGACACGGCGTTTGTGAAAGGGACGGCGGAATTTTCCAAACGGATGCGTGAGGCTCCGCAAAGCACCTACGGGGTGGCGTTTCCAGCGGAGCCGCATGAAGGGGTGGACATCGTGTTTCCGGAAATTTCCGATGAGGTCTATCTGGAGGAAAGCGCCGGATATCTCGGGCTGCGGCTGTGGCTTGCGGAGGGTGGGGACGCGGGGCTGGCTGCGGAGATCGCAGGGGAATGGGTGGCGGATCGCTACGTGCTCTTCGCCGATGGGGAGATGTCATCCGGGCTCGCCTGGGATGTGGTGCTGGGGAGCGCGGAGGCGGCAGGCCGTTTTGAACATGCCTGCCGGGAAAGGCTGGGGGCATATGCCGAGGAGGGACGTCTGCTCGATATCGAAAGGGTGGGGGAAAGGCGGGTGCGTTTCCTGAATGTGGCGACCCCAAAGGCGATGGAAAATTTCAAGCAAGGGAAGAAATGAAGGTGCATGTGGCGGAGATGACGGTGAGGACGCGGGGAAAGGGCACATACGAGATTTCCGATGAGGTGATGCGGATCGTCCGTGAATCGGGGGTGAGCGATGGGCAGGTGACGGTGTTCCTGCGCCATACCAGCGCGAGCCTGATCCTTATGGAGAACGCCGATCCAAGCGCGCGGCGCGACCTTGAACGCTGGTTCGACCGGCTGGTGCGCGAGGACGATCCCGATTTCATCCACACCCACGAGGGGCCGGATGACATGCCGAGCCACATCCGCATGGCGCTGACGAGGTCCAGCGAGGTGATTCCCATCCATAGCGGGCGGATGACGCTGGGAA comes from Akkermansiaceae bacterium and encodes:
- a CDS encoding YjbQ family protein — its product is MKVHVAEMTVRTRGKGTYEISDEVMRIVRESGVSDGQVTVFLRHTSASLILMENADPSARRDLERWFDRLVREDDPDFIHTHEGPDDMPSHIRMALTRSSEVIPIHSGRMTLGTWQGIFVFEHRRQAHSRRIAVTVMGV